The region CCGACTGCCGTGAATCTCGCGGCGCTGGGTTTCGACCTGAACAGCGAACCCCTGCGCCGCGCGGCGATGCGGGCGGCGCTCGTGACGGGTCGGGCGCAGGCGACGGCGCCGCTACGGCTGGTACAGCGCGGCCCGGACGGCGCGCCCCTTGCGGGGTTCCTGGTGATGCTGCCGGTGCAGGAGGCCGCCGGGCGCGGCGGGTTCATGTACATGGCGGTGGACGCCCCGTCGTTCCTGCGGGGGCTGGAACCGGAAGGCGGGGCGCCCGGGAACCTGAACGTGCGGGTCCGGCTGGCCGGGCAGCCGCTGGGCGGCGGGAGTGCGCTGGAGGCCGGGCCGTTCACGACGCGGTCGTCGTTCTCGCTGATCGGGCAGCCGTGGACGCTGGAATTCAGTGCGGGCGGCACCTTCGGGCGGGATCAGGCGGCGTTCGTGCCGTACCTGATCGCGCTGCTGGGGCTGCTGCTGGCGGGCTTCGCGTTCCGGATCGTGAAGGCGCAGGTGGACGCCCGTGGGCGCGCCGAGCGGCTGAACGTGTCGCTGGCGCACGCCCGGTCGCTGCAGGAGGCGGCCCGCGCGGAGTTCGAGGCGATCTTCCAGTCCATGCAGGACGCGGCGGTGTTCACGGACGCCGAGGGCCGCGTGCGGCTGGTGAACCGCGCGCTGCGGGACTGGCTGGGCCGGGACGACCTGGAGGGCCGTCCGCTGGGCGTCATTCACGCCGACCGGCGCCTGGACGGCCGCAGCCGGTTCGAGCCGCTGTCCACGAGTTACGTGCGGGCGGACGGAACGGTCTTTTCCGGTGAGGCGCAGCGCAGTGAGGTGCTCGCGCCGGACGGCACGCTGCTGGGCCTGCTGGAGGTCGTGCGGGACATCCGCGAGCGGGTGCAGGCCGAGCAGGCGGTGCAGGCCGAGGAACGCCGCTCGCGCGCGGTGCTGGACGCGCTGCCCAGCGTGGTGCAGCTGTCGGGCCGCAGCGGGCGGGTGCGGTACCGGAACCTCGCGCATCAGGAGCGGCTGGGCGGCGTGGACCTCGCCGAGCACCTGAACCCGGAGGAACGCGCGGCGTTCGCGCAGTGGCGGGAGCAGGTGCTCGCCAGTGGCCGCGACGCGAGCAGCGAGTGGGCACTGAGCACCCCGCAGGGCGCGCGCTGGTTCCAGGTGCGGGTCAATCCGGTGCGGGACCCGGGCGGGCCGGACGATCAGGTGAGCGCGTGGGTGACGACCGCGACGGACATTCACGACCGGCTGCTGGCCGAGCGGCGCGCGCAGCGCAACGAGGAACGCTACCGGGCGGTGCTGGAGGGCATGCCGCAGATCGTGTGGCTGACCGATCCGCGCGGCGCGCACGTGTACTTCAACCGCCGCTGGGCGGAGTTCGTGGGCGAGGCCCGGGCCGCGCAGCCGCTGAGCAGCCTGATCCACCCGGAGGACCGCGCGGATTACCTGCGGGGCTGGCAGGCGGCCCTGGCGTCCGGGCGGCCGTTCGAGGCCGAGCACCGCCTGCTGCGCGCCGACGGGCAGTACCGGGCGTTCGTGACGCGTGGTCTGCCGGTGCTGGACGGGGACGGGCTGGTCATGGAGTGGGTGGGGACGAGCACGGACGTGGACGATCAGGTGTACGCCGAGCAGACCGCGCGACTGCTGGCGGACGTGTCCGAGCAGCTCTCGGCGCGCAGTGACGATCCCAGTCACCTGCGGCACGACCGGTACCGGGCGGCGCTGGCGCGGCTGGACGGGCGCTTCGTGGACAGCGGCGCGCTGTGGACCGTGGATCCCACGCAGCTGGTGGCGGCGTCGTCCCCGTCGGCGACGTGGCATTCGGCGGCGTTCCAGGTGGTGGCGGGAGGCGCCATCGAGCGGGTGATGGACAGCGAGGATCCGGTGTTCATCGGCGCGGACCCGGCGCTGCACCGCGTGAGTGCCACGGGCGCGCTGTTCTACCCGCTGACCGGGCGGGACGGGACGCTCAGCGGCGTGCTGGGGCTGCTGTACCGGCAGGCGCTGACGGCGCGGGATCAGGATCTCGCGCAGGAACTCGCGGGGCGTTTCGCGTCGGCCCTGACGAACGACCGCCTGCAGGAGCGGGTGCTGGCGGCTCAGGCGGACCTGCAGGCGCTGAACCAGTCGCTGGAGGAACGGGTGCAGCAGCGCACGCTGGAACTGGAGAGCGCGAACCGGGAACTGGAGGCGTTCAGCTACTCGGTCAGCCACGACCTGCGCACGCCGCTGCGGCACATCGTGGGGTTCGGGGACCTGCTGGCCCGCGAGACGGGGGACAGCCTGACGCCGAAGGGGCAGCGGTACCTGACGGTCATCAAGGACTCGGCCAGCCGCATGAGTCAGCTGATCGACGATCTGCTGTCGTTCTCCCGCATGGGCCGTCAGGAGATGCGGCAGGTGCCGGTGGACCTGCGCCGCGTGATCGAGTCGAGCTGGCAGGGGCTGGAACCCGACCGGGCCGGGCGGGTGGTGACGCTGACGCTGCCGGACGCGCTGCCGACCGTGCAGGGCGACGAGTCGCTGCTGGGGCTCGTGTTCACGAACCTGCTGAGCAACGCGATCAAGTACTCGCGGGGCCGGGAGGAGGCGCGGGTGACGGTCAGCGCGCAGGCGAGGGAACATGAAGTGACGGTGAACGTCAGCGACAACGGTCTGGGGTTCGAT is a window of Deinococcus grandis DNA encoding:
- a CDS encoding CHASE domain-containing protein; protein product: MTRLRTRTLGGRQVPALVMLVIVLLSLLIAYAVHSFAREQQRGRFEREAGAFTQALQDRVLVYERLLEATRSSWQTVGPSATEAQFAQYVGGLDLAQRYQGVQAVGFGQRVARGQAAALLAELRRSVSPDLTLRDGGDVQEERVIIARIAPPTAVNLAALGFDLNSEPLRRAAMRAALVTGRAQATAPLRLVQRGPDGAPLAGFLVMLPVQEAAGRGGFMYMAVDAPSFLRGLEPEGGAPGNLNVRVRLAGQPLGGGSALEAGPFTTRSSFSLIGQPWTLEFSAGGTFGRDQAAFVPYLIALLGLLLAGFAFRIVKAQVDARGRAERLNVSLAHARSLQEAARAEFEAIFQSMQDAAVFTDAEGRVRLVNRALRDWLGRDDLEGRPLGVIHADRRLDGRSRFEPLSTSYVRADGTVFSGEAQRSEVLAPDGTLLGLLEVVRDIRERVQAEQAVQAEERRSRAVLDALPSVVQLSGRSGRVRYRNLAHQERLGGVDLAEHLNPEERAAFAQWREQVLASGRDASSEWALSTPQGARWFQVRVNPVRDPGGPDDQVSAWVTTATDIHDRLLAERRAQRNEERYRAVLEGMPQIVWLTDPRGAHVYFNRRWAEFVGEARAAQPLSSLIHPEDRADYLRGWQAALASGRPFEAEHRLLRADGQYRAFVTRGLPVLDGDGLVMEWVGTSTDVDDQVYAEQTARLLADVSEQLSARSDDPSHLRHDRYRAALARLDGRFVDSGALWTVDPTQLVAASSPSATWHSAAFQVVAGGAIERVMDSEDPVFIGADPALHRVSATGALFYPLTGRDGTLSGVLGLLYRQALTARDQDLAQELAGRFASALTNDRLQERVLAAQADLQALNQSLEERVQQRTLELESANRELEAFSYSVSHDLRTPLRHIVGFGDLLARETGDSLTPKGQRYLTVIKDSASRMSQLIDDLLSFSRMGRQEMRQVPVDLRRVIESSWQGLEPDRAGRVVTLTLPDALPTVQGDESLLGLVFTNLLSNAIKYSRGREEARVTVSAQAREHEVTVNVSDNGLGFDPRYVDKLFGVFQRLHRAEEFEGIGIGLANVRRIVTRHGGRVSAEGRPGEGATFSVTLPLRGPA